A window from Ignavibacteriota bacterium encodes these proteins:
- the argH gene encoding argininosuccinate lyase — protein sequence MLWGSRFNKKFDSKALAFSSSLSYDINLLEWDIKVSKAHANMLNKIGILSTTENKSIQQTLDIIQFKFNEGTWNPNVTEFEDVHSAIENELTKIIGDVGKKLHTGRSRNDQVATDVRLWIKNAINNLLSEISNLQKSLINVAEENTHTIIPGYTHLQRAQPISFAFHLLAYVEMLERDKARLNFSFSQADENILGSGALAGSTIELDRELTTRELGFSKISNNALDSISNRDFILDFLHSCNLAMMHLSRLSEEIILWTSYEWNFIKLGDEFTTGSSLMPQKKNPDLAELIRGKNGRTFGNYFALLSTIKSLPLSYNRDLQEDKEGMFDSYFTLFDSVFLMSEMIKSMKVNKERFVDEIDGSFMLTTDLADYLVKKGIPFRDAHDILGKIVKFATEENKKLHQITLEEYKNFTPLFEDDVYNYLSAKTCLENKKTFGSPNPKFVIDSIYNWKKLLSK from the coding sequence ATGTTGTGGGGTTCGAGATTCAATAAAAAATTTGACAGCAAAGCTTTAGCTTTTTCTTCTTCACTTTCATATGATATAAATTTACTCGAATGGGATATTAAAGTAAGTAAAGCCCATGCAAATATGCTTAACAAAATTGGTATTCTATCAACTACTGAGAATAAATCTATTCAACAAACTCTTGATATAATTCAGTTTAAATTTAATGAAGGAACTTGGAATCCAAATGTAACTGAATTTGAAGATGTTCATTCAGCAATAGAAAATGAACTTACAAAAATTATTGGCGATGTTGGAAAAAAACTTCACACAGGAAGAAGCAGAAATGATCAAGTAGCAACAGATGTAAGGCTTTGGATAAAAAATGCAATAAATAATTTATTATCTGAAATTTCAAATCTTCAAAAAAGTTTAATAAATGTTGCAGAAGAAAACACTCACACAATAATTCCGGGTTACACACATTTACAAAGAGCGCAGCCAATTTCATTTGCATTTCATTTGTTAGCTTATGTTGAAATGTTGGAAAGAGATAAAGCAAGACTTAACTTTTCATTTTCTCAAGCAGATGAAAATATTTTAGGTTCGGGTGCTTTAGCAGGTTCTACAATTGAGTTAGATAGAGAATTAACAACAAGGGAATTAGGATTTTCAAAAATATCAAACAATGCTTTAGATTCTATTTCCAACAGAGATTTTATTTTAGATTTTCTTCATTCATGCAATTTGGCAATGATGCATTTGAGCAGATTGAGTGAAGAAATAATTTTATGGACATCATACGAATGGAATTTTATAAAACTTGGTGATGAATTTACAACCGGCTCTTCGCTAATGCCTCAAAAGAAAAATCCGGATTTAGCTGAATTAATTAGAGGAAAAAACGGAAGAACTTTTGGAAACTATTTTGCACTTCTTTCTACAATAAAATCACTTCCTCTTAGTTATAACAGAGATTTACAAGAAGATAAAGAAGGAATGTTCGATTCATATTTTACACTTTTCGATTCCGTTTTTTTAATGTCGGAAATGATAAAAAGTATGAAAGTAAATAAAGAAAGATTTGTTGATGAAATTGACGGAAGCTTTATGCTGACAACAGATTTAGCTGATTATTTAGTTAAGAAAGGAATTCCATTTAGAGATGCTCATGACATTTTAGGAAAAATTGTAAAATTTGCAACTGAAGAAAACAAAAAGTTACATCAAATTACTTTGGAGGAATATAAAAATTTCACTCCACTTTTTGAAGATGATGTTTATAATTATTTATCCGCAAAAACTTGTTTAGAAAATAAAAAAACATTCGGCTCGCCAAATCCTAAATTTGTTATTGATTCAATTTACAACTGGAAAAAATTATTAAGCAAATAA